The window CGGAGATGGCCTGCATGGGGGTGTTGTAGAGCCGGCAGCGCACGCTGTaccggctgctgctggctgccggCGGGGCCCGCGACCGCCCCACCCGCGACGACGCCGACATGGGGAAGTTCTTGGAGGAGAATCCTTCCGTGTTGAccctgggggagcagggggagagcGGCGATAATGCATCAGGGCTCGTTGTGGGAGGAGACTCTTCCGTGCTTTGAAGGGTGTCTGCTGTCAGCTCTCCGGGAGACTTCGGCAAAATAGGACTTTTCAGAATCTCTGTGGCAGACATCCTGTAGCTGGAATCAGATCGGCTGCCCTTTTTAAGGAGCAGTAGCTTAAACTCCTCATTGGATGTGTTGGACTTTTTGGCATTCCTGTATATGAGCCCAGGGGACCTCTGACTGCTGATGGGAGTGCCCACGTTGCTGGCTGGTGGCATGTTGCTGGTAGGCagtgtgctgctggtgggaggCTGGCTGCTGGTCCCAGATGAAGCTCTCAATCTGTTTCTTACGGAAAGGTCTCCAGAATCCTTTCTCCCAAGAACTTTCCTTTTTGATCTGTAAAAACACAAAGGAGAACACTTTCATACATTATTTTTGTACTATAATGCTTAGCGCTCTCCTGGAGTTTCCCAGATGCTTTTATATTTAGCCAGAGTTCTCTCAGGTCCTCTGTAAAATATTGGAGGCTATCAGTGTctcacagcactgagctgtaGAGTTCCTCTCAACACTACCCAGCCTATTCCAAGACAGTGTATGCACAACCAAGTCTTTGTAAAGACAACAATACATCCAGAAATTTAGGCAATAATAGTATGCAGAATAATCTATTCAGTATcagaaaatttcagtttcaGTTGTGATCCCAAATTTCATCTGATTACAAAATACTCTAAAATTGAAGAGATACCTTTTCCTACCCTTCTCCCTGCAACAATTCTTTCATCAGACTAGAGCTGGTGGACTGGTAGGCAGAAGACAGAAACCACTGCAGGTAGTTTGCTTTGAAGATGTGTATGTTAGAGAGAACAGCCTGATGTTTTTATCTGTAAAGCATCCCACACATGCCATGAAGGTACTCAGACTGCACTCCAGGCCCtaataaaacatgttttaaagCTGCCTTTTAGAAAATGAAACTGAGTTAACTGAAGAACGTAGTTTGAGGACAAGACTTAAACATAGAATAACCATCCTGCAGCTATTGTTAGTGgacagctgtgcagggatgcaTGTTACTGTTTCCCATTGCCACAAGGTTTGGTCACCTGTGAATGACTGCAAACAGATCCTCAGTAGTGCGGGGTTTGTTTGGAGACACGAAGGCATCCTCAGTGTCAGCCTGTGACTCCTCGCTCAGTGGAGACATGATGGACTCATCGCTTGGAGAAGACTCTTAAAAAGGAGAGAAGCCACGTTATGAGTCAGACTCCACTGCACTTTGCAAGAGCACTGCTGGAGGCACCAGCTCCGCTCATAACAGAGTGGGTGATACCACCATACAGCCTTTTCCCTCTAATCTAAACGTCATGTCTGTTCCATATTGGATATTCCCATAAAAGGAGCACTGAAACAAGATCTCCCATTTAGATAATAGCTGTGATAATCAAACTCTCTTGTACCCAGGGCCAATGCTCCTCACTTTTATCTTTTCAGCTGAAATGTAGCACAAGGGAGGAAATAAATACCACAAATGCAGTCTGAATACTTTGGAAAAGTTTAAATAGCTGTGAGCTGGCTAGCTGGCCAACTAACAGACAAAGCGAGGGGTGTCTATGCTTAAACCTACAGAGGGAAGCTGATGTGCCATTCTGCTTTGATTCCACTACCATCCCATCCAAAACCACCTGATTGGGTATGACACAGAAAGAATTCCCAACTGACCTTTCAGCGAAGGCTCGTCTGCGCCGCCCACCGTCTCGTCTGCCCTGCtgtcatcagaggcacttttgGTTGGGATACCTGATGTGATATCGTTTTCCTGCTTGCAACCCTCTTCACTGAGTGAATCTactgctgccatctctgcttCATAGTTGATATTCCCAGGCACATGGTGGCTTACATCAGGTTCGTGCTTAAACTGATAGGTGATGTCTGGTCcctcagcctgagctgggctTCCATCCACAGGCCTAACTTCTGCCTTCCCCTCGCTGCCTGTGGAGAGCTCTTGCTGAGCCTGCACTTGCTGAAGATCGTGCACTGTTTCTGCTCCCTGGACAGGTTTCTTTGTTTCATCATCACTTGTGGGGACAGCTGAGCCCTTCTGAAAGCCATCCATGGGGATGGCACATGTCTGATTCGGAGAGCTTTCTGGTAAGTGTTCAGCGGCCAGGTGTGTTTGGTCATTCCCAGGTTTGATTTCAACCAGACCCATGCTTGCTGAAGTTACAGCTTCTCTCTCACAGCTGTTCTGCCCACCAAAAGAGGAGCTTTTCTCTAAAGGTGGTTTTCCAGGGCCTGCTTCTGCTGGGGAAGTGTCAATGTACAGCATTATGGCCTCATCTGTAGAGTATTGGCGTGATACTGGTTTCTTAGCTAAGAGTGGCCTCATTTTGCCTGGAGAGACCTCAGTTGCCATCAAGGTGGTCTCCTGTATGCAGAGCAGGTCTGGGGTACTGCCTTTATGTTTCGCTCCTTCAGGCTTGTTGACTGCCCGGAGGTGGACAGACTTGAGAACGGAGGGTGTGATGGCAAGGGCAGAGGGAGGGCCGGGCTGCAGGGCGTCCCCGACCGCGCTCTGCTTGCTGTGGCTAAAGGTATGCAGCTGGTGCCTGTGAGCCAAGGGCTTGCTCAAGACATTGTGAAGAGCACTTAGGTCAAGGTGAGTAGGAGGTATAATTGGAAGTTCGAGGTCTTTGCTCACTGAGGCGGTGCCATCTTTTGAGAGTGGCTGCTGCAGCGATGACTTCCTCTCTGGAACTTTCGGCTTCCTCTTGCTCCCCCCTGGAGACAATGGTCCtgaaaagaaagctgttggaaAAGAAGAGGTGGGCGTCTCTGACTGGCTGGAGTACCCACTGGAGGGTGAGGCTAACCCCGCCAACTTCTCCGGGGAGGCCAGCTTAAACTCATTATCAAcagaggggagggatggggtTGTAGCTCGTGACCCAGACTGAGATGTCTGGGATTCAGAGCTCTCTGGTGACTTGATGCACTCTATGACTGTAGTACCCGTAGCAGTGCTTGAATTGGACAAGGACCTGTAAGGATCGCTGGATTTCAAGTCATTCAGAAGCCAGAGGTCTGCATAGTGAGGTTGTTCAGCACCTTCATCTTTAAAGGAGGGGATACTGGCGGTGTCAAATGGAGTGTCCTTTAACCCGCCATCATCCTGGTTTGGCCAGGGAAGCTCCTGCTTGGCTGGCAGGTTGGGGCCTTCCACTCGGGAAGGTGTGTTTGAAAACTCAAGGGGCAGCTTCATCTCCCTGGCAGTGTGAGAGACATGCTGCCCACCACCGATCTTTGGTTCTATCTTGTCAGGAAGGTCGGTGCTGCCCTCTGATTTCCTCAAAGACGAGCTGCGTTTTGGTGGGGCTGGCTTTGCCTTTGGTTTCTTCAGTGAGATGCACTGCCGTGCCTGCCTCCTGTGGCTCACACACTCCTGCCAGGCATAGTCAGCTAGGCTGGAAGTCACGCTCCCAGTCTGGCCACTctcagagcctggggctgcatAGTTGCAAATATAGCTTTTATTACCCTTCAGACCGCAGTCAAAGTGCATGGAGGTATAGTATCCTTCAGTATCCACAGAAAAGTGTGAGCTAGTGTCTGCCTTGTCAGAGGGGGTCTTTTCAAGGAAGCTGTCATAGGTGGCCATGCTGGTAAAGCTGGGACATCCCAGGCTGTCTGCCTTCGGGCGCTCAGGGCTGAAATCCTGGCGACAGGAGGCGTCATGGTGGTGGTGCAGGTAGTTCCACTCACTGTCGCTTGTGTTGCTGTTGTTGGGATCATCCAGTAAATCTGCCACAGTGGATGTGAAGGAGCTTGCCCTGTGACCCCTGACCTTGTCTGCGTGGTCACCAAACTGCTCTGTGATGAAGACACTGGAGTCCTCGTTGGCATTGGGAGCGGTATTGAGTGACAGCTCGGAGTCACAGTGTGAAGAGCCTGTTAGtggaggagaggcagcaggaggaatggTTTCAGATGTCTGGGAGGGACAtgtggagctgctcccactCCAGTTGCCACTGGAGGACTGGTGGTCATCTTTCTGGTCCatgtggctgctgagcaggactCCTGCTGTGGAGATGGAGTGAATTGGGCTCCCGAAGGTGTCTGAGTTGGATGAAATTTCACAGCTGCCCGAATCGACCATCCTTGACAGCCGCGATCTCCCCCTCTCGCTGATGCTGTGCTCGGGGCTATGCAGGTGCTGAGGACAAGTTAAACCAATGGGCTGGCACTCCTGTGAACTCTGCTTGCTCAagatctccttcccctttttcGGGATCCTCTCCTGACCAGCTAGGAAGTGCTCTGCTTCGTACCCTGCACTCTTGGTGGTGGCATCCTGATGGCCCTCGCTGGCCCGGGCGCCCTCGCGGGGGAGGCTCCGCGAGCGGATGCGGTTGCTCACAGCGGCAGCAAAGACTGCATCCCCGTTGTCTGCCAACACCAGGATGTTGCCAGTGGAGTGGGAGAGGGAGGCGACCACGCTTTGCCCCCGCTGGGCACGGATCCGTCGCCGGGAGGGAGCAGCTATCAGGATTTCTTCCGTCTGGCACTCTGAATCCCGGGTCCCCAACCTCCTGTTGCTGGAGCCAGGGAATTCTGGGTTTGTGTGCACAATCACATTGCGCTCTCTCGCCACTGGCGACTCGTCTGAATCTAGGACACATGGAAAGCTGGGTGAGTGGGAGAGAGCTCCACATTTCCTGGCATGAGACAACCCACAGAGCAACCCAAGAAGACATTATCTTTCTTctgtattctttattttttaatctttatgaGCATTGGACCAAATTTAAGTTCTGTATAAAGAATTTATAAGGCAGATCTCCTGCCAGTGAGGTAGGGAAATTCTAGTCCTACAACATGACTTCTGCAATGCATTCTCAGTGTGAGAATGAGCTGAGCTTGCTGTGCTAAATATTACGACAAATACTAAGTTTTCAGTTCTTAAGATTATTTCAGCTACTTAAAATTTTCGGGAGTGGCTACTGGACAAAATACGCCATAAGCttctaaaaataattctctttctccttcccgTCTGTTCAGTATTTCCATTATCTGCTTCTTTACTATCAAGAATATTTGCAAGACAAAAGGATCTTTCATTCATAGGTTCTCTGATTACTTCTTCCCTAtcataaacacattttttctgtttccagtcGAGTTTCATGGCAACCAACTGAAACACCAGAGCCATCTTCAGGTGCAGATGAATATTAAGAAATAACAATTCTGTTTGTTTCGTTTTGAGTTAATAAGAATTCCACACTGAATTTGCCCTCAACAGAGTTGCTCCTAATTTACCCTGACAAAAAGTGAGGTAATTTGGTAGGTTTAAGGCAAATATTCTTGATGATAAAGAATAATAGGAAGGAATTGAGGAGTGTGATAAATAAAAGGAATGTTTAGCAAAGCTCCCGTAAAGTACCAGCCGCTGTATCTCTGGTGGATATTCAGCCACTCATCTAAGTTATCCAGCTGTTGTAACAACTCATCATCACTTTGTGGAGTAACATCTGTCAGTTCTTTACCTTAAACTCCCCTGATGCAAGAAAAAACTTTCACTTAATCTAGTTACTTTTTATGCACATAACTATGGGTtcataacagaaataaaatgaaaaagaaaaaaagaactgatTAACATTTACACAATAAGAGCTGAACACGTACATCTATATTACTCAGTAAGGCCCCCAGTCCTTCAAGGCCATATGGAGTAATATAGCTTTTCTTACTGTAGTAaatcaaaagaacaaaacacatCATTCCtaaattttacaaatatttacactttcaaggttttgtttctttggaagACTAGCTACCAGCTCATATCCCTGCAATTTAAGT is drawn from Zonotrichia leucophrys gambelii isolate GWCS_2022_RI chromosome 1, RI_Zleu_2.0, whole genome shotgun sequence and contains these coding sequences:
- the NHS gene encoding actin remodeling regulator NHS isoform X1; amino-acid sequence: MPFAKRTVEPQRLCRRQPAASVLEESWGAEPPPPPRDPPPEEPGTAGEGAEAAGGGEKEAAAVLMVLDLCSVSNVALSRILRQLSDVARHACTLFQEVEADIQGTHRRVRALHGRIAGLQGAVRGLDPKQEAVPVSNLDAESKLSVYYRAPWHQQRNIFLPSSRPPCVEELHRHAKQHLRALRREHRSRGDNREQKVQGPIAVVAPPFPPFPAICSQKKQAIKDRHFLPFNSTRSPSPIECCHMTPWSRKSHPPEDEDTDVMLGQRPKNPIHNIPSTLDKQTNWSKALPLPTPEEKMKQDAQVISSCIIPINVTGVGFDREASIRCSLVHSQSVLQRRRKLRRRKTISGIPRRVQQEIDSDESPVARERNVIVHTNPEFPGSSNRRLGTRDSECQTEEILIAAPSRRRIRAQRGQSVVASLSHSTGNILVLADNGDAVFAAAVSNRIRSRSLPREGARASEGHQDATTKSAGYEAEHFLAGQERIPKKGKEILSKQSSQECQPIGLTCPQHLHSPEHSISERGRSRLSRMVDSGSCEISSNSDTFGSPIHSISTAGVLLSSHMDQKDDHQSSSGNWSGSSSTCPSQTSETIPPAASPPLTGSSHCDSELSLNTAPNANEDSSVFITEQFGDHADKVRGHRASSFTSTVADLLDDPNNSNTSDSEWNYLHHHHDASCRQDFSPERPKADSLGCPSFTSMATYDSFLEKTPSDKADTSSHFSVDTEGYYTSMHFDCGLKGNKSYICNYAAPGSESGQTGSVTSSLADYAWQECVSHRRQARQCISLKKPKAKPAPPKRSSSLRKSEGSTDLPDKIEPKIGGGQHVSHTAREMKLPLEFSNTPSRVEGPNLPAKQELPWPNQDDGGLKDTPFDTASIPSFKDEGAEQPHYADLWLLNDLKSSDPYRSLSNSSTATGTTVIECIKSPESSESQTSQSGSRATTPSLPSVDNEFKLASPEKLAGLASPSSGYSSQSETPTSSFPTAFFSGPLSPGGSKRKPKVPERKSSLQQPLSKDGTASVSKDLELPIIPPTHLDLSALHNVLSKPLAHRHQLHTFSHSKQSAVGDALQPGPPSALAITPSVLKSVHLRAVNKPEGAKHKGSTPDLLCIQETTLMATEVSPGKMRPLLAKKPVSRQYSTDEAIMLYIDTSPAEAGPGKPPLEKSSSFGGQNSCEREAVTSASMGLVEIKPGNDQTHLAAEHLPESSPNQTCAIPMDGFQKGSAVPTSDDETKKPVQGAETVHDLQQVQAQQELSTGSEGKAEVRPVDGSPAQAEGPDITYQFKHEPDVSHHVPGNINYEAEMAAVDSLSEEGCKQENDITSGIPTKSASDDSRADETVGGADEPSLKESSPSDESIMSPLSEESQADTEDAFVSPNKPRTTEDLFAVIHRSKRKVLGRKDSGDLSVRNRLRASSGTSSQPPTSSTLPTSNMPPASNVGTPISSQRSPGLIYRNAKKSNTSNEEFKLLLLKKGSRSDSSYRMSATEILKSPILPKSPGELTADTLQSTEESPPTTSPDALSPLSPCSPRVNTEGFSSKNFPMSASSRVGRSRAPPAASSSRYSVRCRLYNTPMQAISEGDTENSDGSPHDDRSSQSST
- the NHS gene encoding actin remodeling regulator NHS isoform X2 — translated: MPFAKRTVEPQRLCRRQPAASVLEESWGAEPPPPPRDPPPEEPGTAGEGAEAAGGGEKEAAAVLMVLDLCSVSNVALSRILRQLSDVARHACTLFQEVEADIQGTHRRVRALHGRIAGLQGAVRGLDPKQEAVPVSNLDAESKLSVYYRAPWHQQRNIFLPSSRPPCVEELHRHAKQHLRALRREHRSRGDNREQKVQGPIAVVAPPFPPFPAICSQKKQAIKDRHFLPSHPPEDEDTDVMLGQRPKNPIHNIPSTLDKQTNWSKALPLPTPEEKMKQDAQVISSCIIPINVTGVGFDREASIRCSLVHSQSVLQRRRKLRRRKTISGIPRRVQQEIDSDESPVARERNVIVHTNPEFPGSSNRRLGTRDSECQTEEILIAAPSRRRIRAQRGQSVVASLSHSTGNILVLADNGDAVFAAAVSNRIRSRSLPREGARASEGHQDATTKSAGYEAEHFLAGQERIPKKGKEILSKQSSQECQPIGLTCPQHLHSPEHSISERGRSRLSRMVDSGSCEISSNSDTFGSPIHSISTAGVLLSSHMDQKDDHQSSSGNWSGSSSTCPSQTSETIPPAASPPLTGSSHCDSELSLNTAPNANEDSSVFITEQFGDHADKVRGHRASSFTSTVADLLDDPNNSNTSDSEWNYLHHHHDASCRQDFSPERPKADSLGCPSFTSMATYDSFLEKTPSDKADTSSHFSVDTEGYYTSMHFDCGLKGNKSYICNYAAPGSESGQTGSVTSSLADYAWQECVSHRRQARQCISLKKPKAKPAPPKRSSSLRKSEGSTDLPDKIEPKIGGGQHVSHTAREMKLPLEFSNTPSRVEGPNLPAKQELPWPNQDDGGLKDTPFDTASIPSFKDEGAEQPHYADLWLLNDLKSSDPYRSLSNSSTATGTTVIECIKSPESSESQTSQSGSRATTPSLPSVDNEFKLASPEKLAGLASPSSGYSSQSETPTSSFPTAFFSGPLSPGGSKRKPKVPERKSSLQQPLSKDGTASVSKDLELPIIPPTHLDLSALHNVLSKPLAHRHQLHTFSHSKQSAVGDALQPGPPSALAITPSVLKSVHLRAVNKPEGAKHKGSTPDLLCIQETTLMATEVSPGKMRPLLAKKPVSRQYSTDEAIMLYIDTSPAEAGPGKPPLEKSSSFGGQNSCEREAVTSASMGLVEIKPGNDQTHLAAEHLPESSPNQTCAIPMDGFQKGSAVPTSDDETKKPVQGAETVHDLQQVQAQQELSTGSEGKAEVRPVDGSPAQAEGPDITYQFKHEPDVSHHVPGNINYEAEMAAVDSLSEEGCKQENDITSGIPTKSASDDSRADETVGGADEPSLKESSPSDESIMSPLSEESQADTEDAFVSPNKPRTTEDLFAVIHRSKRKVLGRKDSGDLSVRNRLRASSGTSSQPPTSSTLPTSNMPPASNVGTPISSQRSPGLIYRNAKKSNTSNEEFKLLLLKKGSRSDSSYRMSATEILKSPILPKSPGELTADTLQSTEESPPTTSPDALSPLSPCSPRVNTEGFSSKNFPMSASSRVGRSRAPPAASSSRYSVRCRLYNTPMQAISEGDTENSDGSPHDDRSSQSST
- the NHS gene encoding actin remodeling regulator NHS isoform X3; protein product: MTEGSHNAVSNLDAESKLSVYYRAPWHQQRNIFLPSSRPPCVEELHRHAKQHLRALRREHRSRGDNREQKVQGPIAVVAPPFPPFPAICSQKKQAIKDRHFLPFNSTRSPSPIECCHMTPWSRKSHPPEDEDTDVMLGQRPKNPIHNIPSTLDKQTNWSKALPLPTPEEKMKQDAQVISSCIIPINVTGVGFDREASIRCSLVHSQSVLQRRRKLRRRKTISGIPRRVQQEIDSDESPVARERNVIVHTNPEFPGSSNRRLGTRDSECQTEEILIAAPSRRRIRAQRGQSVVASLSHSTGNILVLADNGDAVFAAAVSNRIRSRSLPREGARASEGHQDATTKSAGYEAEHFLAGQERIPKKGKEILSKQSSQECQPIGLTCPQHLHSPEHSISERGRSRLSRMVDSGSCEISSNSDTFGSPIHSISTAGVLLSSHMDQKDDHQSSSGNWSGSSSTCPSQTSETIPPAASPPLTGSSHCDSELSLNTAPNANEDSSVFITEQFGDHADKVRGHRASSFTSTVADLLDDPNNSNTSDSEWNYLHHHHDASCRQDFSPERPKADSLGCPSFTSMATYDSFLEKTPSDKADTSSHFSVDTEGYYTSMHFDCGLKGNKSYICNYAAPGSESGQTGSVTSSLADYAWQECVSHRRQARQCISLKKPKAKPAPPKRSSSLRKSEGSTDLPDKIEPKIGGGQHVSHTAREMKLPLEFSNTPSRVEGPNLPAKQELPWPNQDDGGLKDTPFDTASIPSFKDEGAEQPHYADLWLLNDLKSSDPYRSLSNSSTATGTTVIECIKSPESSESQTSQSGSRATTPSLPSVDNEFKLASPEKLAGLASPSSGYSSQSETPTSSFPTAFFSGPLSPGGSKRKPKVPERKSSLQQPLSKDGTASVSKDLELPIIPPTHLDLSALHNVLSKPLAHRHQLHTFSHSKQSAVGDALQPGPPSALAITPSVLKSVHLRAVNKPEGAKHKGSTPDLLCIQETTLMATEVSPGKMRPLLAKKPVSRQYSTDEAIMLYIDTSPAEAGPGKPPLEKSSSFGGQNSCEREAVTSASMGLVEIKPGNDQTHLAAEHLPESSPNQTCAIPMDGFQKGSAVPTSDDETKKPVQGAETVHDLQQVQAQQELSTGSEGKAEVRPVDGSPAQAEGPDITYQFKHEPDVSHHVPGNINYEAEMAAVDSLSEEGCKQENDITSGIPTKSASDDSRADETVGGADEPSLKESSPSDESIMSPLSEESQADTEDAFVSPNKPRTTEDLFAVIHRSKRKVLGRKDSGDLSVRNRLRASSGTSSQPPTSSTLPTSNMPPASNVGTPISSQRSPGLIYRNAKKSNTSNEEFKLLLLKKGSRSDSSYRMSATEILKSPILPKSPGELTADTLQSTEESPPTTSPDALSPLSPCSPRVNTEGFSSKNFPMSASSRVGRSRAPPAASSSRYSVRCRLYNTPMQAISEGDTENSDGSPHDDRSSQSST